A portion of the Pseudoxanthomonas sp. JBR18 genome contains these proteins:
- a CDS encoding transposase encodes MPSPLLLRGRRSSLDAVYMITTVTVLRQRWLAPASAAQGVEAVLRNMDAAGWTTSLAWVVMPDHLHWLFVLQAGGLSSVVQRAKSCAARSVNAAHARSGAVWQAGFYDRQLRADEDLRTLAYYILANPVRSGLAGQVGEYPYAWCYAGTDP; translated from the coding sequence ATGCCCAGTCCATTGCTCCTGCGTGGCCGCCGCTCGTCTCTGGATGCGGTCTACATGATCACCACGGTGACCGTGCTGCGACAGCGCTGGCTGGCGCCTGCCTCGGCGGCGCAGGGTGTCGAGGCGGTCCTGCGGAACATGGATGCTGCCGGTTGGACCACGTCGTTGGCGTGGGTTGTCATGCCTGATCATCTGCATTGGTTGTTTGTGCTGCAGGCGGGGGGCCTGAGTTCCGTCGTGCAGCGAGCCAAGTCGTGCGCCGCCCGCAGCGTCAACGCCGCGCACGCGCGCAGCGGAGCGGTGTGGCAGGCGGGCTTCTACGACCGTCAACTCCGTGCCGACGAGGACCTGCGGACCTTGGCCTATTACATCCTGGCCAATCCGGTCCGCAGCGGGCTGGCCGGGCAGGTCGGGGAGTATCCGTATGCCTGGTGTTATGCAGGCACGGACCCGTAG
- a CDS encoding UBP-type zinc finger domain-containing protein, producing MPKTCTHLETIEDVTPSARGCQECLAIGSPWVHLRLCRTCGHVGCCDDSPHRHASAHFRATGHPIIEGYDPPEGWGWCYVDRVEVELPDQTPQVGPIPRFV from the coding sequence ATGCCGAAGACCTGCACGCATTTGGAGACCATCGAAGACGTCACGCCCAGCGCCCGCGGCTGCCAGGAGTGTCTGGCCATCGGCAGCCCCTGGGTGCATCTGCGCCTGTGCCGGACCTGTGGCCATGTCGGCTGCTGCGACGACTCCCCGCACCGGCACGCCAGCGCGCACTTCCGCGCCACCGGCCACCCCATCATCGAGGGCTACGATCCGCCCGAGGGCTGGGGCTGGTGCTACGTGGATCGGGTGGAGGTGGAATTGCCGGACCAGACGCCTCAGGTGGGGCCGATTCCACGCTTCGTCTGA
- a CDS encoding FAD-dependent oxidoreductase, with product MALSDTRRHQMYPVLDAAQLALAQRFASGPPRRFAPGEAVFEVGQHAAPVWLVLEGSLSVIRRDGLGHQAQITEHRAGQFSGEVSQLAGRSSLAGGVAGEHGCTAVPLDAAHLRALVIGAAELGELVMRALILRRVGLIESDAVGSVLVGHPGEAHLVRLQGFLTRNGYPNALLDVTVPGEGRAVVERMGLHAEDLPLMICPNGTVLRRPTDAAAAGCLGMTPELDPDIVHDVVVVGAGPAGLATAVYAASEGLKVLVLEQRAIGGQAGASMRIENYLGFPTGISGQGLAGRAYNQALKFGAELALPLDVLRLDCAASAEDPLAPLKLVLDSGATVSARTVVVASGARYRRPELEQLARFEGAGVSYWASPIEARMCSGEDVALLGGGNSAGQAVVFLAPQVKTLHLVIRGKGLESSMSRYLIERIAALPNVVLHTGTELVALEADADGALAGAVYRERGSGQTHHCDLRHLFLFIGADPNTDWLKGCVGLDPAGFVLTGQHGSSLQTDRPGVFAIGDVRAGSVKRVAAAVGEGAQVVAQIHQYLAELDAMQTSRETV from the coding sequence ATGGCCCTGAGTGATACCCGCCGGCACCAGATGTATCCGGTGCTGGACGCCGCGCAGCTGGCGCTGGCGCAACGTTTCGCAAGTGGTCCGCCGCGTCGCTTCGCGCCGGGCGAGGCCGTATTCGAGGTGGGCCAGCATGCCGCCCCGGTCTGGCTGGTCCTGGAGGGCAGCCTGTCGGTGATCCGGCGCGATGGCCTGGGCCATCAGGCGCAGATCACCGAACACCGCGCCGGGCAGTTCAGCGGCGAGGTCAGCCAGCTGGCCGGGCGCAGTTCGCTGGCCGGCGGTGTGGCCGGTGAGCATGGGTGCACGGCCGTGCCGCTGGATGCCGCGCATCTGCGCGCGCTGGTGATCGGCGCGGCCGAACTGGGCGAGCTGGTGATGCGCGCGCTGATCCTGCGCCGGGTCGGACTGATCGAAAGCGATGCGGTGGGATCGGTGCTGGTCGGGCACCCCGGCGAGGCGCACCTGGTGCGGCTGCAGGGCTTTTTGACGCGCAATGGCTATCCCAACGCACTGCTCGATGTCACCGTACCCGGCGAAGGGCGCGCGGTGGTCGAACGCATGGGCCTGCACGCCGAAGACCTGCCTTTGATGATCTGCCCCAACGGCACGGTGCTCCGGCGGCCGACCGATGCCGCCGCCGCCGGCTGTCTGGGCATGACCCCCGAGCTGGACCCGGACATCGTCCACGACGTGGTGGTGGTCGGTGCCGGGCCGGCAGGGCTGGCGACGGCGGTCTACGCCGCCTCGGAGGGCCTGAAGGTGCTGGTGCTGGAGCAGCGCGCCATTGGCGGGCAGGCCGGCGCTTCGATGCGGATCGAGAACTACCTGGGCTTTCCGACCGGTATCTCCGGGCAGGGTCTGGCCGGGCGCGCGTACAACCAGGCGCTGAAGTTCGGGGCCGAACTGGCCCTGCCGCTGGACGTGCTCCGCCTGGATTGCGCGGCCAGCGCGGAGGACCCGCTGGCGCCGCTGAAGCTGGTCCTGGACAGTGGTGCCACGGTGTCGGCGCGTACCGTGGTGGTGGCGTCCGGTGCGCGCTATCGGCGTCCGGAGCTGGAACAGCTGGCGCGCTTCGAGGGCGCGGGCGTGTCCTACTGGGCCTCGCCCATCGAGGCGCGCATGTGCAGCGGCGAGGACGTCGCGCTGTTGGGCGGAGGCAATTCGGCCGGGCAGGCCGTGGTCTTCCTGGCCCCGCAGGTCAAGACGCTGCACCTGGTGATTCGCGGCAAGGGACTGGAAAGCTCGATGTCGCGCTACCTGATCGAACGCATCGCCGCGCTGCCCAACGTGGTGCTGCACACTGGCACCGAGCTGGTCGCGCTGGAGGCCGATGCCGACGGTGCGTTGGCTGGTGCGGTCTACCGCGAACGCGGCAGTGGGCAGACCCATCACTGCGACCTGCGCCACCTGTTCCTCTTCATCGGCGCCGATCCCAATACCGACTGGCTCAAGGGCTGCGTCGGACTCGATCCGGCCGGCTTCGTCCTCACCGGCCAGCATGGCAGCTCCCTGCAGACCGATCGTCCCGGGGTGTTTGCCATCGGCGATGTCCGTGCCGGATCGGTCAAGCGTGTGGCCGCCGCGGTGGGAGAGGGGGCGCAGGTGGTGGCCCAGATCCACCAGTACCTCGCCGAGCTGGACGCCATGCAAACTTCCCGGGAGACCGTGTGA